One genomic window of Sodaliphilus pleomorphus includes the following:
- a CDS encoding polysaccharide deacetylase family protein gives MNTRKSRIGIALALIAAMLAATAIYVHAKQAQGNPASVAEKENAADTIAPAVEAFPMQVATNGRPDYMNNVEYTDSTHSRVKIAVDSSAVDLSKAGEYPVVFYAENEAGNVAQAKTSIEVIDPKEKIIYLTFDDGPSPNTPHILKILRDNGVKATFFVTAQWPKSLPYMTQAARDGNVVAAHSYSHNFKIYSSLDAYFADLERIEQEIEKYTGQRTRIVRFPGGSSNHVYRRYHPGNRQWIDTLKAALLKRGYQYVDWSLDSKDADGNHVPVTTLVSSACHTYHPQMCLLMHDAAAKKTTVEALPAIIKYFKAQGYKFGTIKSTDYVCHHGEHGMWPN, from the coding sequence ATGAATACACGTAAATCTCGCATCGGGATTGCACTGGCCTTGATTGCAGCAATGCTGGCAGCCACAGCCATCTATGTCCACGCCAAGCAAGCACAGGGCAACCCGGCATCTGTAGCAGAAAAGGAAAACGCGGCCGACACCATCGCGCCCGCCGTCGAGGCCTTCCCCATGCAAGTGGCAACCAACGGGCGCCCCGACTACATGAACAACGTGGAGTATACCGACAGCACACACTCCCGGGTGAAGATTGCTGTCGACTCCTCGGCCGTCGACTTGAGCAAAGCCGGCGAGTACCCTGTGGTGTTCTATGCCGAGAACGAGGCAGGCAACGTGGCCCAGGCCAAGACCAGCATCGAGGTCATCGACCCCAAGGAGAAAATCATCTACCTCACCTTCGACGACGGCCCCTCGCCCAACACGCCCCACATCCTCAAGATATTGCGCGACAACGGCGTCAAGGCCACATTCTTTGTCACCGCCCAGTGGCCCAAGAGCCTGCCCTACATGACCCAGGCCGCCCGCGATGGCAACGTGGTAGCCGCCCACTCCTATAGCCACAACTTCAAGATCTATTCCAGCCTCGACGCCTACTTTGCCGACCTGGAGCGCATTGAGCAGGAGATCGAGAAGTACACCGGCCAGCGCACACGCATTGTGCGCTTCCCCGGCGGCAGCAGCAACCACGTGTACCGCCGCTACCACCCGGGCAACCGCCAGTGGATCGACACGCTCAAGGCCGCACTGCTCAAGCGCGGATACCAATATGTGGACTGGAGCCTCGACTCGAAAGACGCCGACGGCAACCACGTGCCTGTGACAACGCTCGTGAGCAGCGCCTGCCACACCTATCACCCGCAGATGTGCCTGCTCATGCACGATGCCGCCGCCAAGAAGACCACCGTCGAGGCCCTGCCCGCGATTATCAAGTACTTCAAAGCCCAGGGCTACAAGTTTGGCACCATCAAGAGCACCGACTACGTGTGCCACCACGGCGAGCACGGCATGTGGCCCAACTGA